The DNA sequence AAAGATTTTAATCCAATAGTTGTTAAAAGAAAAAATGATTTTTCAATTTTGGGTAAAGTTGTTGCTGTATTTAGAACTTATAATTAAGGGGAAAAATGAAAACAGAAATTTTTAACTCAGCTATAAACCAAAGAAGAAGATTGAAATTCCTATATAACTTAAATCAAGTTGAAGTTGAACCATATTATTTATCAAAAAATAAAAATGGAAATAAAGTTATTTACGGAAGAGTTAACACTTCAAACGAAATTAAAATGTTTGAGTTTAATAAAATTTTCAATATTAAAATTTTGGGCAAATCAAAATTTTCTCCCATAATTCCAATCTTAAATTAGTTTGGAGATTTGATATGAAAGAAAGTTTACGACAAAGAAAAGTAGATGATTTGGTAAATCATTTTTGGCGGAATGGATATTTAACATTAAGCAGAAAATATGGGAAGTATTTACCCGAGCCAAATAATATTGGAAATTATGAAATTGACGCAATCGGCAAACTAAAGAAAAAGTATGCAATTGGGGTTACTTTATCCGAAGAAGAATTAAATGAACCAAAAATTTATTCTAAACTTGAATTTTTAGCAACAAGACACACAAAATTTTCTAATAGCAAAGTTACTTTGTTCGTTGGTGTTCCAAAAGAACTTTTCAATAAAGTGAAAATTTGCTTAACAAATCTTACAATTGAAGCGCAGAAAAATATTAAAGTTGTTGCAATAAGCGATGCAAATCAATCGAAAAATCTTTAATTTGAATTTACTTTCCTCTTCTAAACTTTTAACCTAAAAAGTAACAACTTAATTTTTGACCTAAAAATATTAATAATTTTTGAGAACTTATTCACAATCAAATTGTACAAATCAATTGAATTGAGTAATTGATTACTAATTAATGAACCTTGACATTTAGTTTTAGGTCGGTTATTTTGGAAATTCGGATTTAAAACAAGTTGAGAGAATCTTTTGTCCAAATCACTTAGTTCAAAAGACTTAGAGTTAATTGAAACTGTAAAGAAAAATGGAAATATTCCAAAACACATTGCTATCATTATGGATGGCAATGGCAGATGGGCGGAAAATAAAAGATTACCAAGAGCTGCTGGTCATAAAAAAGGTGTTGAAACTGTAAGAACTATGGTGCAATCTTGCATCAATTTGGGTGTAAAATATCTTACTTTATATACTTTTTCAACGGAAAATTGGAATAGACCTCAGCAAGAAATTTCTACATTAATGAGATTAATGGTTAGAAGTTTAAAAAATGAAACTAATGAACTAAACAAGAATAATGTAAAAATTATTGCAATTGGTGACTCGAAAAGTTTACCGAATATAGTTCAAAACGAATTAGCGCAAGCTAAATTAAAAACTGAGAAAAATGATGCGCTTGTTTTGAATTTAGCTTTAAGTTATAGCGGTCGTTGGGAAATTGTTGAAGCAACAAAAAGAATTGCTAAAAATTTTGCTGAAGGAAAGGTTGGGTTTGAAGATATCAACGAAGAACTTATTTCACAAAATTTAACTACTGCCGGAATTCCTGATCCTGATTTAATGATAAGAAGCGGCGGAGAACACAGAATTAGTAATTTTTTAATTTGGCAAATTGCGTATTCTGAACTTTATGTTTCAAAAGTACTATGGCCAGATTTTACGTGTAAAAATTTAATTGAAGCAATTGAAGATTATCAAAATAGAGAGAGAAGATTTGGACTCATCAGTAAACAGGTTTCTGATACCCGCAAAAAAATTCAGACATAAGAAACACATACCAAACAACCTGTTTATTCATCTGTTTGTTACATTTTTATTTTTTAACTCACTTGCTTTTGCACAATTCAATAGAGTAAATTATAAAATTTTAGGCATTGCGGTTGAAGGAAACAAAACTGCCGATGCAAATACAATTATTGCAAATAGCGGTTTGAAAGAAGGCGGTGAAATTGAAATTCCCGGAGATGCAACAAATAATGCAATTAAAAGACTTTGGGGATTGGGAATTTTTGAGGATGTTCAAGTTTTAATTGATAAAAAAATTGATACCGGCGTTTTTCTTCTTATAAAGGTTAAAGAATTTCAAAGAATGGAAAAAGTTATTTTTCGCGGCAATGATGAAATTGACGAAGAAGATATTAATAAAGAAATTTCCTTTATAAGCGGACAAACTTTAAAACCTCAAGAAGTAAAGAGAATTATAACAAAAGCTAAAGAACTTTATATTGATGACGGATATTTAAACTCAGTAATAACTCCGCAAAAATTTTCATTTCTTAAGGCAGATACTTCTGATGATGAAATTACGGCAACTTGGGTAAATAATGATAATCCTAATGATTTAGAAGAAACAATTTATGAATACAGTCCCGAAAGAAGATCTAATATAATTACAAGAATTAAAGAAAGATTGCTTCTTGTTTTAGATGTTGAAGAAGGTGATGAAGTAATAATTCAAAATATTTCATTTAGCGGAAATAATGCTTTTGAAGACGATGATTTAAGATCAGAGCTTGATGAAACCGTTCAAGATGCTTGGTGGAGATTTTGGAGTTCTGCAAATTTCAAAAAAGAAGATTTTGTTGAAGATAAAAAATTATTAACAACTTTTTATCAAAAAAACGGATACAGAGATTTTGAAATTTTATCGGATTCTGTAAAACTTTCCGATGATAAAAAGTTTATGGATATCAATCTTAATGTATTTGAAGGTCCGCAATATAAATTAAGAAATATTGAATGGATTGGTAACACTGTTTATCCAAGTGCAATTTTAACAGAACGTCTTGGTTTTCAAAAAGGTGATATTTATAATTTAGAATTATTCAATCAAAATTTATCCGGAAATCAAGCTCAGACTGATGTTGCGTCTCTTTATTTAGATAATGGCTATTTAACTTACCGACAAGAAGCTACAGAAAATAAAATTGGTGAAGATTCAATTGATATTTCAATAAAAGTTTCTGAGAATAATCAATTTAGAATTGGCAAAGTTGAAATTAATGGAAATGACAGAACAAAAGATAAAGTTATTAGAAGAGAACTTTATACAATTCCCGGTGATTATTTTAGAAGAAGCAATATTTTTAGAAGTATTCAGCAATTAGCAAATTTAAACTATTTCAATGTTGAACAGCTTTACCAAAAAGGCGTTGATTACAGACCAGCAACTGATAGTATCGTAAATTTACTTTACAATGTTGAAGAAAAATCGAGTGATTTTATAAATGCTTCAGTTGGATATAGTGAATCTTATGGATTCAGCGGTTCTGTTGGTGTTACTTTAACAAACTTTTCAATTACGGAACCATTTCAACTTGGCGGCGGACAAATTGTTAATTTCAGCTGGCAATTTGGTGTAGGAAATTATTACAGAACTTTTACTTTAGGTTTTACGGAACCTTGGTTTATGGATACACCAACTTCTTTGGGTTTTGATTTGTTTGATACAAGACAGCAATATATTTATTACCTTAGACAAAGCGGAATTTCTTTACGTGCCGGAAGAAGATTAACTTGGCCGGATGATAGATTTTATTTGCAAGGACTTTTAAGATTTCAATATAATGATGTTATTGACGGAAGAAGTTATTATGCAGAAGGAATTTCACGTCAATATACTGCTGGTCTAAATATTTCAAGAAATGATATTGATAATCCTATTTTTCCTTCAACCGGTTCAAAATTTTTGCTAAGCGGAGAATTGTCCGGCGGCCCTGTTCTTCCTGGTGATGTTGATTATTATAAAATTGAATTCACCGCTGATTGGTATAGAAGATTATTTAATTCAAATCGATTAACATTTTATTCTAATCTTGATATTGGTTACATTCACGAAATTGTTAATGGAACTACAATTCAACCATTTGAATTTTTCTATATGGGCGGAAACGGATTAGTAATTGCAACAACTCCATTAAGAGGTTATGCAGATAGATCTGTTGGACCTGTGAGCAGCACTGGTTTAACAATTGGCGGAAGAGTTAAAACAAAATATACCGCAGAAATTAGAGCGGCATTAACGTTAGAACCAATGCCGATTTATCTTTTAGCATTTGCCGAAGCCGGAAACACATTTGAAGATCTTCCGACTGCAGATTTGTTTAACTTAAGAAAATCAGCCGGTATTGGAGCAAGAATTTTAATAAATCCTATTGGTTTAATAGGATTTGATTACGGATACGGATTTGACAGAAAAGCTGTAGATGGCGAAGATCCAAAATGGGAATTTCATTTCCAATTTGGAAAAGGCTTTTAATAAATAAATCAAACAAACAAAGAGGTTAAATTGAGAACAACAACTCTATTACTATTATTTTTTATAACATCAGTTTCGTTATTTGCACAAAATACACAAAAAATTGGATGGGTAGATTCCGAAATTATTTTACAACAATTTCCACCGGCAATTAAAGCTCAAAGCGATTTAGATGCATTGACTTCAAAATGGTCAAAATCAATTGATAGTATGACAACAGATTTGCAATCAGCATATACTGAAGCTCAAAAACAATTTACAAATATGACTCCGGATAAACAAAAAGAAGTTCAGCAAGATTTAGTAAGAAAAGAACAAGCAATTCAACAATTTCGTCAGCAAAAATTTGCTCAGCCAAATGGTGAACTTTTCTTAAAACAAGATGAACTTTTGAAACCAATTAAAGCAAAAATTCTTGATGCAATTGATAAAGTTAGACAGCAAGAAGGAATGTCATTCGTTTTTGATAAAACCGGCGATGTACTTTTACTTTTTGCAGATCCGCAATATGATCTTACCAATATTGTACTCGATAAGCTAAAAAGAGGTTAATTTTTATTCACATTTTTTTCGTAGAGGTTTGAGCTTTGCATAAATAAAATTAGCAAGTTTCAAACCTCTATGTTATTTTAAACAGCATATTTAGGAGAGATTAGTTATGAAACATAGTAAGCTTTTAATTTTGTCTCTTTTTATTTTCACCTCAACAAGTTTGTTTGCTCAATTAAAAATTGGTTATGTAGATTCAGAAACTGTCATTAGTCAACTTCCAGATGCACAAGATGCACAAAAGAAAATAGATACCCAAATTGGAGAGTGGCAAAAAGAATTAGATGTACTAAAAAAAGAATGGCAAGATAAATTTGATGATTATGAAAAAAGAAAGTTGATTATGGGTAATCAAAAAAAGGCAGAAACTGAAAAAGAACTTGTTGCAATGGAAGAAAAAGTTGAATCATTCAGACAAGGAAAATTTGGTGTAAATGGCGAACTTTATAAAAAACAAGAAGAATTAATGAAGCCGATTCAAAATAAAGTTTTTGCTATAATTGAAGAAGTTGCTATTGAGAAAGAATTAGATTTTGTATTTGATAGAAGCGGTGATTTAATATTTCTTTACGCAAAAGAAGAATATGATATTACTCCGGATGTTTTAAGAAAATTGCAATAGTTTTTTGAAATTAATTTTGTTGAACAAAAATCTCTTAAACTAAGAAAATGAAACTAAAACTTGCAGAACTTGCAGAACTAGTAAATGGCAGAATAATTGGCAATTCAAATTTAGAAATATCAAGATTATCAAATATTCAAGATGCTGAAAATGGTGATTTAACTTTTTTGTATATGGCAAGTTATAATCATTTTTTAAATTCTACAAAGGCATCTGCAATTTTGGTTAGTAAAGATATAGAGCAATCCAATAAAAATTTGACTTACATAATTGTAGATAAACCAAATCTGGCATTTCAAAAAATTATTATAAAATATTTTAGTCCGGAATTTAGTTTGCAAGGAATTCATTCTTCTGCAATTTTAGATAAAAATACAAAACTTGAAGAAAATGTTTCGGTTGGTGCAAACGTATTTATCGGAAAAAATTCTATAGTCGGTACAAATTCTAAAATTTATCATAATACAGTAATTTTGGAAAATTGTAAAATTGGAAATAACGTAATGATTTTTCCAAATGTTACAATCAGAGAAAATACAATAATTGGAAATAATGTAATTATACATTCCGGAACTGTTATTGGATCGGATGGATTTGGTTACACTCCGGATGCGCATGGAGTTTATCACAAAATTCCACAAATTGGAAATGTTATAATTGAAGATGATGTAGAAATTGGTTCAAACGTTTCTATTGATAGAGCTGCGGTCGGTTCAACAGTAATTTCAAAAGGAGTTAAGTTAGATAATTTAATTCAAATTGCACACAATGTTAAAATCGGTAAAAATACTGTAATGTCGGCGCAGAGCGGAATTTCGGGAAGTACAAAAGTTGGAGACAATTGTGTTTTCGGCGGACAAGTAGGCGCAACCGGTCACATAGAAATTGCCGATAAAGTTATGGTTGGCGCACAAAGTGGAATTTCAAAATCATTAACTAAATCCGGAACTTATTTTGGCTCACCGGCAATGGAATTAAGATCAACTTTAAAATTAGAAGCACACATTAGAGCACTCCCAAATTATTTAGAAAGAATAAAAAAATTAGAAGAAAGAATTAATCAACTTGAAAATGAATCGCTAAAATTAAAGGAAAATATTTAATGCTTGATCTCCAAACCACTATAGCAAACCCAATTTCAATTTCTGGAGATGGACTTCACACCGGTACATCTTGTACTTTAACATTTAAACCAGCTCCGGATAATTTTGGAATAAAATTTATTAGAACTGATTTGGCAGATCATTTGGAAATTCCGGCATTAGCAGAATACGTTGTTGATATTTCTCGCGGAACTACAATTGGAATTGGCGATATAAAAGTTCATACAGTTGAACATGTTTTAGCAGCAGTTGCTGGATTACAAATTGACAATATTATAATAGAAATTAATGGAATTGAACCGCCAATTGCAGATGGAAGTTCAAAACCTTTTGTTGATAAACTTTTGGAAGCGGGAATAGTTAAACTAACTCAACCAAAAAATTATTTAATAATTGATGAAACTATTACATTCCATAATGAAGAAGAACAAGTAGATATTGTTGCGTTACCGCTTGATGGATTTAGAATGACAGTAATGGTTGATTATCACAATCCGGCATTGGGAAGTCAGCATACCGGCTTATTTGATTTGAAAAAGAATTTGTTTCTGAATTTGCTCCAACACGAACATTTTGTTTTTTAAGCGAAGTTGAAACTCTTGCAAATCAAGGTTTGATTAAAGGCGGAAATTTAGAAAATGCAGTTGTAATTGTTGATAAACAAGTTTCGGAAAATTATTTAGATGATTTAACAATAAAATTAGGATTAGAAGAAAAAATAACTGTCGGGAAGAATGGGTTTTTAAATGAAAATAGTCTGCGATTTAAAAATGAACCTGTACGACATAAACTTCTTGATATGATTGGAGACTTAGCTTTAATTGGCGTTCCAATAAAAGCCCAAATTCTTGCCGCAAGACCAGGGCATAAATCAAATGTTGAATTTGCAAAAAAGATAAGAAAATTATATCAACAAAAACAACTTGAGAAAAAATATCAGCATGTTAAAAAAGAAGGAATTGTATTTGATACAATTGCTATTCAGAAAATTTTACCACACAGATATCCATTTTTATTAGTTGACAAAATTATTCATCTTGAATTAGACAAAAAAGTTGTTGGAATTAAATCTGTTACAGCAAACGAACCATTTTTTACTGGACATTTTCCCGGAAGACCGGTTATGCCTGGCGTTTTAATTATTGAAGCAATGGCACAAACCGGTGGAATTTTAATGCTAAATTCAATTCCAAATCCGGAAGAAAAATTAGTTTTATTTATGGGAATTGATAAAGCTAAATTCAGAAAACAAGTTGTACCGGGAGATCAATTAATTTTAGAAGTAACTTTGTTAAATAAAAGAAATAGCATAATTGTAATTGGAGCTAAAGCATTCGTAAATAATAATTTAGTTGCTGAAGCAGAATTGAAAGCAGCAATTGTTGATAGAGTTGAACAAGAGTAAATATGGAAATTAAAATTCATCAAACAGCACTTATAGGTAAAAATGCCCAAATTGGAAATGGAACAATTATTGGTCCATATTCTATTGTAGAAGACGATGTTATAATTGGAGAAAACTGTATTATTGGTCCTAATGTTGGGATTTATGAAGGAGCAAGAATTGGAAACAGAGTAAAAATTTATCAAGGCGCATCTGTTTCTAATCATCCGCAAGATTTAAAATTTGCAAACGAAGAATCAGTTTTTGAAATTGGCGACGATACAGTAATTAGAGAATTTGTAACTCTTCACAGAGGAACAAAAGAATCTAAAATTTCCAAAGTGGGAAATAATTGTTTGCTGATGGCTTACGCTCATGTTGCTCATGACTGCATTGTTGGAAATAATTGCATATTAGCAAACAGTGTTCAGTTAGGCGGTCATGTAGAATTAGGAGATTGGGTAATTTTAGGCGGCGGTTCGCTCGTACATCAATTTGGAAAAATTGGACAGCATGCAATGCTTGGCGGAGGATACAGAGCTGTTGTTGATGTTCCGCCTTATGTTTTAGCTGCTGGTGATCCTCTTAAATTTGAAGGCTTAAATACAATTGGATTGAGAAGAAGAGGTTTTACAAACGATGAAATATCGAAACTGAAAAATCTTTACAGTATAATTTTTATGCAGGAATTGAATCTCACTCAAGCAAAAGAAAAAATTATAAGTGATTTTCCTAATGATAAACTTGCGGAATCTATTTTAACATTCCTTGCAAAAAGTAAAAGAGGAATTATTAAAAAGTGAAGTGGAATCTTATTGAATATCAAACTTTTACCGGAAAATTCAATATGGATTTTGATTTGCAATTAGTAAAAAATTGTTCTTCTCAAGAATCATTTCTGAGATTTTATGGATGGAATCCGCACTGCGTTTCTATTGGCGCAAATCAATCCTACGAAGATATAAATAAATCTTTAGCAGAAATAAATAATATTGATATCGTTAAACGTCCAACTGGCGGAAGAGCAATTCTCCATTCAGAAGAATTAACGTATTCTGTTATTATTCCAAATAATAAAAATGTTAGCGGAAGATTTATTTATGAACAAATTTCGGAAGCAATAGTTTTGGGATTACAAAATTTCGATTCCGGATTATCACAAGTTATGCTGGAAAATATTCAGCCAAATTTTTCTGATTTACTGAATGAACCATCCGGTTCGTTATGTTTTGCAAGTACCGCAAAAAGTGAAATTAAATTTAATGGAAAAAAACTTGTTGGTAGCGCTCAAAGAAAAATTGGCAATAAAATTCTTCAGCACGGCTCAATTCTTATCGGAAGTAATCATAAAAATATTGTTGATTATTTAAATATTGCAGAACAAAATAAATCCAAATTAAAAAATGAAATGAAAGATAAAACAACAGAAATTTCAACAATATTAAATAGAGATATTGATATCATTGAACTTCAGCAGAATATAATTTTGGGATTTGAAAATATTTTTAAAACTGAATTTGCAAAAACTGAACCTATTCTTCTTCCAATCTAAATTAAAATTTTTATGAACAAATTAACCAACGTGAATAAATTAAATAAAATTGTTCATTTAATTTTCTTAATCGCTATTCTAATAAATAGCAGTTCTTTGTCCCAGCAAGATTCGCTTGAGAATTTTCTTGATGGAAGAATAATTACTGATATTAAAAGTGACGGAATTGATCTTTGGGTTGCAACAGAGGGAAACGGAATTTATAAATACAATAAATTTAAAAAACAGTGGGCAAATTTTTCATCTGATAATGGAAAAATTAAGCAAGACTTTTTTTACTGCATCGAAGTTAGTCCAAGATTTATTTGGGCTGGCTCTGCAGATGGTCTATATATTTATGATAAAAGAAGAAATAGATGGGATAAGAGAAAATTTTCTCTCGGCGGGCAATTTGGAAATTGGATTAGAAGTTTAGAGTTTGACCGATCTGAAAATATTTTATGGATTGGAAGATTTAAATATTTGACTGAGTATAATTTAACAAATCAAAAATATACAGATATTGATTTAACAGTTAATAAAAATGACCAAACAAATACTGTGAAATATTTATCATTAGATGGCGATAGCCTTTTGTGGATTGGTGTTGAAGCTGGGCTTCACAAAATGTTAAAGTATTCCAAAGATGCAAATGGAAATAACAAAATTATTTATTTTGATAATAAAGATGATTATTTTTTAGGTGAAGGTAAGCAAGTTTCTGTCTCAAAAATATTGCCGGATAATGAATTAATTTGGTTTGGAACTGATGAATTTGTTACCGAAGACAATCCTGAATTTAATGTTGGCGGACTTTATTTATTTGATCGAAAAATAAATTGGATAAAGTTTAGTGAACTTAATAAGCTTGATGCAAATGGAATATTTTCTTTAGAAAGATCCGGTAAATACATTTGGACTTCAATTTATAGTTTTAATTCTAAATCAAAGGAACTAATTGGAAAAGGTATTTATCTTATCAATAGAAAAAAATTGAGTATAAGGAAAATTAATTCGGATTTTATTCCCGAAACAATTTTATCAATCCATTTTGATGGAAACAATATTTGGCTTGGTTCAAATGATGGTTTATATAAAATAAATTTAGAAACAGAATTTTTACCAGATTTTTCAACAGAGAAAAAATGATTTCTTTAACACGACTTGAACAAATAGAAGAAAATTTAGGCAATCATAAAATTGCAATTATTGGCGATATGATGCTTGACGGATATTTTTGGGGTGATGTATCAAGAGTTTCTCCTGAAGCGCCGGTTCCCGTTGTTGAAATTGAAAATGAGTTTTTCAGATTTGGCGGCGCAGCTAATGTTGCAATAAATATTAATAAGCTTGGAGGAATTTCATTACCAATTGGAATTATTGGAGATGACTCTGATGGCGAAACCTTTCTTAAGTTAATGGAAAAGGAAAAAATTAATAATTCCGGAATATTTAAAGATAGCGAAAGACCAACAACAACAAAAACAAGAGTTATTGCCGGTAAGCAGCATGTTGTGAGAATAGACAGAGAAAGTAAAAATTATTTAAGCAAAATTTTTGAACAAAAAATATTAGATTTTTTAGATCAAAATATTAATTCAATTTCAGCTATAATTCTACAAGATTATAACAAAGGTGTTCTAAGCGAAGTGTTAATCGAACAAATTATTAAGCTTGCAAATGAGAAAAATAAAATAATTACAGTTGATCCGAAATTTATTAATTTCAGCAAATTTAAAAATGTTACGTTGTTTAAACCAAATAGAAAAGAAACAGAAGATGTTTTGGGAATTAGAATAAATTCGGATAAAGATATTTCTTCTGCTGGAAAAAAATTACTAGAAATACTAAATGCAAAATATATATTGATAACATTAGGTGAAAAAGGTATTGCACTTTTTGAAGAAGGTAAAGATGAAATTAGAATTTCAACGAAAGCAAAAAAAGTAGCCGATGTTTCCGGTGCTGGGGATACGGTTATTTCAACATTAACATTAGCATTGGCAAGTGGTGCTTCAATTAATGAAGCCGCATATATTGCAAATTTTGCTGCGGGAATTGTTTGTGAAGAGGTTGGCATTGTTCCAATAGAAAAGGAAAAACTTTTTAATATTATCCGGGAATCACTAAAATGAAAAATGCATTAATTAGCTTAGATGAACTTTTAGACATCAGAAGAATATTGAAACAAAATAATAAGAAAGTTGTATTTACAAATGGATGTTTTGATATTTTGCATGCCGGTCACGTTGACTATTTAACAAAAGCTAGAGAATGCGGCGATGTTTTAATTATTGGTTTAAACAGTGATAAATCGGTTAGAGAAATTAAAGGTGAAAAAAGACCAATTGTAACGCAGGAAGAACGAGCATATATTTTAAATAGTTTAAAATGCGTTGATTATGTAGTTTTATTTGAAGAACCAACTCCTAAAGAATTAATTGATAAAATTGTTCCCGACGTTTTAATTAAAGGAGGCGATTGGGCAATTGAAAATATTGTTGGACGAGATATTGTTGAAGCAAATGGCGGTGAAGTAAAAAATATTCAATTTGTTACTTCTCAATCAACTACAAATATTATTAAAAAGGTTTTAGATTCTTACAATGAGTGATGAGAAAAAAGAAAAAATTTTATTTAAGAGATCTCTATTACATAAAGTAGTAAATGTATTTATTGGTTTCTTTGCCGTTTTTCTTTTTTTGTTAATTGCATTTTTTGGTTTTTCGCAAACAAAAACTTTTAGAAATTTTTTACGCAGTCAAATTATAACTCAAGTTACACCTCTAATAAATGGCAAACTATATATAAAAGAAATTGATGGTTCAATATTTTCGTCAATTATTTTGCATAAAATAGTTTTATCTTCGGGCACTGATACATTAATAAATGCCGATGAAATTACAATTAAAACAAGCCCAATACATTTATTACTTAAAAGAATTTTAGTTAGAGAAATTTCTGTAAAAAACACATCGATTAATTTACTTCAAGATAAAGACGGAGTTTGGAATATTTCAAAAATGTTTATTCCGGATAATGAACCGGAAGACACTTCTAAATCTACATTCCCTTTTACTATTCAAGTAAACAATTTGAATTTTCAAAATTTAGCATTCACACGACAAACATTTTCAAACTTAAACTCAAATAAATTTTATGATCACATTAATACAGATGATCTAAAACTAAATGAAATATTTTTGGATGCTAAAATTTTTGCAAATATTAATTCATCGCTTGTAAGGTTGTATTTAAATAATTTTTCGGTAAATCCAAATTTCAACTCATTTAATTTGAATAAATTTTCCGGTGAATTTGAGTTGAATGAAAATTTTGCTCAAGTTAGAAACCTAAAATTTAAAACCGATAGTTCTAATGTTTCTTTAAATGCGAAAATTGACAAACTCAATATTTTAGGAAATGTTGAGCTGCAAGAATTCAATGATTATCCTTTGGAAGTTGAGCTAAATGCAAATCCATTTAACTTTGATGACCTTTCCACATTCATTCAAGCTACTGATTTTATTAAGGGAAGTATCGATGTAAATATGAAAGCGAAAGGTTTTTTTGGAGATTTTGATATTAGTAAACTCAATATAAATTATCAAAATACAAACTTAAATCTTAAAGGAAATGTTAAGAATTTGCACACACCTGAAAAATTATTTTTTGATGCGGAAATTTTTAATTCAACAGTAGTTGAATCTGAAATTTACTATTTAATAAAAGGCTTAGAAATTCCGAAGTATGATAATTTAGTTGTGACGAATCTAAATCTTAAATACAAAGGTGAACCAACAAAATTTAATGCGGAATTAAACGGAAATGTTAACGATGGTAAAATTTATCTTAAAACATTTTTAAATTTGAAAAAAACAAGAATGGAATATGACATCGATTTCACATCTGAAAATATTGACCTATTTCCGATTTTTGGCGTTACGTCATCAATAAATAGTTCGGGAAAAATAAAAGGCGTTGGTACAAATCCAAATAACATGAATGCAAATTTTTATGCGAATGTAAATTCTTCAACATTTAACAATATCAGTTTTGATTCGCTGAATCTTGTTAGCGAAATAAATTCTAAAATTTTTAATTTAAATTTAAATTCCCTTATCAATAATGCAAAAACTTCGGTTAATGGAGTTTTAGATTTAACAAATTCGGAAAGTCCGGCTTATGATTTATTTGGAACAATAAAGAATTTTAATTTGCAAACTTTCACAAATGAGAGAAAAGATTCTTCCAATTTGAATTTATCTTTTACAGCAAAAGGTAATAATCTTGAACTGGATAATTTAATCGGTAATTTTAATGTAAAACTTGAACCTTCATTTTTAAGAGATATTATTCTGGAAG is a window from the Ignavibacteriota bacterium genome containing:
- the lpxA gene encoding acyl-ACP--UDP-N-acetylglucosamine O-acyltransferase, with the protein product MEIKIHQTALIGKNAQIGNGTIIGPYSIVEDDVIIGENCIIGPNVGIYEGARIGNRVKIYQGASVSNHPQDLKFANEESVFEIGDDTVIREFVTLHRGTKESKISKVGNNCLLMAYAHVAHDCIVGNNCILANSVQLGGHVELGDWVILGGGSLVHQFGKIGQHAMLGGGYRAVVDVPPYVLAAGDPLKFEGLNTIGLRRRGFTNDEISKLKNLYSIIFMQELNLTQAKEKIISDFPNDKLAESILTFLAKSKRGIIKK
- a CDS encoding lipoate--protein ligase family protein encodes the protein MKWNLIEYQTFTGKFNMDFDLQLVKNCSSQESFLRFYGWNPHCVSIGANQSYEDINKSLAEINNIDIVKRPTGGRAILHSEELTYSVIIPNNKNVSGRFIYEQISEAIVLGLQNFDSGLSQVMLENIQPNFSDLLNEPSGSLCFASTAKSEIKFNGKKLVGSAQRKIGNKILQHGSILIGSNHKNIVDYLNIAEQNKSKLKNEMKDKTTEISTILNRDIDIIELQQNIILGFENIFKTEFAKTEPILLPI
- the rfaE1 gene encoding D-glycero-beta-D-manno-heptose-7-phosphate kinase; translated protein: MISLTRLEQIEENLGNHKIAIIGDMMLDGYFWGDVSRVSPEAPVPVVEIENEFFRFGGAANVAININKLGGISLPIGIIGDDSDGETFLKLMEKEKINNSGIFKDSERPTTTKTRVIAGKQHVVRIDRESKNYLSKIFEQKILDFLDQNINSISAIILQDYNKGVLSEVLIEQIIKLANEKNKIITVDPKFINFSKFKNVTLFKPNRKETEDVLGIRINSDKDISSAGKKLLEILNAKYILITLGEKGIALFEEGKDEIRISTKAKKVADVSGAGDTVISTLTLALASGASINEAAYIANFAAGIVCEEVGIVPIEKEKLFNIIRESLK
- the rfaE2 gene encoding D-glycero-beta-D-manno-heptose 1-phosphate adenylyltransferase, which gives rise to MKNALISLDELLDIRRILKQNNKKVVFTNGCFDILHAGHVDYLTKARECGDVLIIGLNSDKSVREIKGEKRPIVTQEERAYILNSLKCVDYVVLFEEPTPKELIDKIVPDVLIKGGDWAIENIVGRDIVEANGGEVKNIQFVTSQSTTNIIKKVLDSYNE